From a region of the Phaseolus vulgaris cultivar G19833 chromosome 6, P. vulgaris v2.0, whole genome shotgun sequence genome:
- the LOC137832273 gene encoding adenylate isopentenyltransferase 5, chloroplastic codes for MKISISACACKQELPLVSFQKGLMMESLFPHRSKDKVVVIMGATGTGKTKLAIDLAKHFIPAEIVNSDKMQVYKGLDITTNKVTEEECDGVPHHLLGTVDPNINFSASDFCRHATSAIDSIVERNGLPIIAGGSNSYLDALVNHHAEFRLRYQCCFLWVDVSLPVLHSSLQARVDRMIDAGQVNEVRDFFDPRADYTRGIRRAIGVPEFDDFLRAEASGTEDETTTKRLLEAAIARIKINNCTLASRQIQKIHRLHGLWKRSMHRLDATEVFLRSHDVWHDHVLAKSLLILHNFLYGEKKTHVPAGIVSPKDVIAAVSSPSVAMAATH; via the coding sequence atgaagatCTCAATATCAGCCTGTGCCTGCAAGCAAGAGCTGCCCCTAGTAAGTTTCCAAAAGGGACTAATGATGGAGTCGTTGTTTCCTCATCGGAGTAAGGACAAGGTGGTCGTGATAATGGGGGCCACGGGTACCGGCAAGACGAAGTTGGCCATAGACCTGGCAAAACACTTCATACCAGCGGAGATAGTAAACTCCGACAAAATGCAAGTGTACAAGGGCCTCGACATCACCACGAACAAGGTCACCGAAGAAGAGTGTGATGGGGTCCCACATCACCTGCTTGGCACTGTTGACCCTAATATAAATTTCAGTGCCAGCGACTTCTGTCGCCACGCGACTTCCGCAATCGATTCCATTGTGGAAAGGAATGGCTTACCCATCATTGCTGGAGGCTCCAATTCTTACTTGGACGCGCTCGTGAATCACCACGCGGAGTTTAGGTTAAGGTACCAGTGCTGTTTCCTCTGGGTTGACGTGTCTCTCCCCGTGCTCCATTCCTCTCTTCAGGCACGTGTGGACCGCATGATCGACGCCGGTCAAGTCAACGAGGTTCGCGACTTCTTCGATCCTCGCGCCGATTACACCAGAGGGATCCGAAGGGCCATTGGGGTGCCCGAATTCGACGACTTCCTACGCGCTGAAGCTTCTGGAACCGAGGACGAGACAACCACAAAGAGGCTTCTGGAGGCTGCCATTgccaggatcaagatcaacaactGCACGCTCGCCAGCCGTCAGATTCAAAAAATTCACCGCCTCCACGGGTTGTGGAAACGGAGCATGCATCGCCTCGACGCCACTGAGGTTTTTCTCCGCTCCCACGACGTCTGGCACGACCACGTTCTCGCTAAGAGCTTGCTCATCCTCCACAATTTCCTTTACGGGGAAAAGAAAACGCACGTCCCCGCCGGAATCGTGTCCCCGAAAGACGTAATTGCGGCTGTTTCTTCGCCGTCGGTAGCAATGGCAGCAACCCATTAG